The following are from one region of the Sandaracinus amylolyticus genome:
- the dcd gene encoding dCTP deaminase — MILSDRDIEAALDAGRIVIDPLVDRAVQIQPCSVDLRLGSRFALFRSSATPFVDPELDDPDALTEIVEVNEGQQFVLHPGEFVLGSTVERVAVPEDLLAKVDGRSSLGRLAILIHATAGFIDPGFRGTITLELSNVGRLPVALRPGMRICQISFETLSSPAERPYGDARRSSKYQDQTGPTPSRIRRDQR, encoded by the coding sequence ATGATCCTCTCCGACCGCGACATCGAAGCGGCGCTCGACGCCGGACGCATCGTCATCGATCCGCTCGTCGATCGCGCGGTGCAGATCCAGCCGTGCTCGGTGGACCTGCGGCTCGGCTCGCGGTTCGCGCTCTTCCGGAGCTCGGCGACGCCGTTCGTCGATCCCGAGCTCGACGACCCCGACGCGCTCACCGAGATCGTCGAGGTGAACGAGGGCCAGCAGTTCGTGCTGCACCCCGGTGAGTTCGTGCTCGGCAGCACCGTCGAGCGCGTCGCGGTCCCCGAGGATCTGCTGGCGAAGGTCGACGGGCGCTCGAGCCTCGGGCGCCTCGCGATCCTCATCCACGCCACCGCGGGCTTCATCGATCCCGGCTTCCGCGGGACGATCACGCTCGAGCTCTCGAACGTCGGTCGGCTCCCGGTCGCGCTGCGCCCGGGCATGCGCATCTGCCAGATCAGCTTCGAGACGCTGAGCTCACCCGCGGAGCGCCCCTACGGCGACGCCCGACGCAGCAGCAAGTACCAGGATCAGACCGGCCCGACGCCGTCCCGCATCCGGCGCGACCAGCGCTGA
- a CDS encoding hemolysin family protein produces the protein MLALLAALLCVLANAFFVAAEFALAKVRPTALQALANEGDPSAARAYAITQRLDAYLSATQLGITLASLGLGWLGEPAMERLLAPPLHALGVDEQTASGVAVTTGFMIISALHIVVGELVPKSLAIQRPEDVARHSSLLMRAFFYASYPALWILNGTSNLVLRLMGLPAPQHAEGKLSLEELRLVIQASFDELEGKKRDLLERVLRATDRPVRAIMVPRVDMEVLSVGDGYEKWMAKVRRFGFSRYPVSQDGDPDHVIGYVYVKDLLMAGGRERPPSIASLKRDILIVPEGQTVGEVLEQFQRTKIPIALVVDEYGGTAGLVTLEDVVTEIVGDLQDEITMGIATRIHPVKDGSLIVDGTVPIDELELSDQRIPEIEGGDTVSGYVVASLGRLASPGDVIDLGRWEMIVEDVRARRVHRVRLRRKPEPSGAERESDRPSQPSSIPPPPKDRAEDDDGA, from the coding sequence GTGCTCGCGCTGCTCGCCGCGCTCCTGTGCGTGCTCGCCAACGCGTTCTTCGTGGCGGCGGAGTTCGCGCTCGCGAAGGTGCGTCCCACCGCGCTGCAGGCCCTCGCCAACGAGGGCGATCCCTCGGCGGCGCGCGCCTACGCGATCACCCAGCGCCTCGATGCGTACCTGAGCGCGACCCAGCTCGGGATCACGCTCGCGTCGCTCGGCCTCGGCTGGCTCGGCGAGCCCGCGATGGAGCGCCTGCTCGCGCCGCCGCTCCACGCGCTCGGCGTGGACGAGCAGACCGCCTCCGGCGTCGCCGTGACCACCGGGTTCATGATCATCTCGGCGCTGCACATCGTGGTCGGCGAGCTGGTGCCGAAGTCGCTCGCGATCCAGCGCCCCGAGGACGTCGCGCGCCACAGCTCGCTGCTGATGCGCGCGTTCTTCTACGCGTCGTATCCCGCGCTCTGGATCCTCAACGGCACGTCGAACCTCGTGCTGCGCCTCATGGGCCTGCCCGCGCCGCAGCACGCGGAGGGCAAGCTCTCGCTCGAAGAGCTGCGCCTCGTGATCCAGGCGTCGTTCGACGAGCTCGAGGGCAAGAAGCGCGATCTGCTCGAGCGCGTGCTGCGCGCGACCGATCGCCCGGTGCGCGCGATCATGGTGCCCCGCGTCGACATGGAGGTGCTCTCGGTCGGCGACGGATACGAGAAGTGGATGGCGAAGGTCCGCCGCTTCGGGTTCAGCCGCTACCCGGTGAGCCAGGACGGCGATCCCGATCACGTCATCGGCTACGTGTACGTGAAGGATCTGCTGATGGCGGGCGGGCGCGAGCGACCGCCGAGCATCGCGAGCCTCAAGCGCGACATCCTGATCGTCCCCGAGGGCCAGACCGTCGGCGAGGTGCTCGAGCAGTTCCAGCGCACGAAGATCCCGATCGCGCTGGTCGTCGACGAGTACGGCGGCACCGCGGGGCTCGTGACGCTCGAGGACGTCGTGACGGAGATCGTCGGCGATCTGCAGGACGAGATCACGATGGGCATCGCGACGCGCATCCATCCGGTGAAGGACGGATCGCTGATCGTCGACGGCACCGTGCCGATCGACGAGCTCGAGCTCTCGGATCAACGCATCCCGGAGATCGAGGGCGGCGACACGGTGAGCGGCTACGTCGTCGCGAGCCTCGGGCGGCTCGCGAGCCCGGGTGACGTGATCGATCTCGGTCGCTGGGAGATGATCGTCGAGGACGTGCGCGCGCGCCGCGTCCATCGCGTTCGCTTGCGCCGCAAGCCCGAGCCGTCGGGCGCGGAGCGCGAGAGCGATCGCCCGAGCCAGCCCTCGTCGATCCCGCCGCCGCCCAAGGATCGCGCCGAGGACGACGACGGGGCGTGA
- a CDS encoding MXAN_5808 family serine peptidase, with protein sequence MAGASLAALAIGAAVGLTYVWPHRNGLDLDIDSSARAQEVRSREPYDLTQLTVMNRVILQVKDHYVDPERVSPQRMLLGGLNAVQQTVAPVLVHYEDGASEVGVTVYGASRNFRVDDVTSPWALSYRWREIFGFLQANLRDEDVELRDIEYAAINGMLRTLDPHSVLLDPETYTEMQMSTRGEFGGLGIVISIRDGQLTIIRPMPETPASRAGLNRMDRIVRIGEESTLNMPLEDAVSRLRGPPGSNVQVWVTREGQGGWSTPRPFTLTRAVIHIESVESRMLEGNIGYISINSFQGNTFEDMTRALAQLHASGMRGLVLDLRDDPGGLLDQAVRVADAFLDNGIIVTTSSSDPSQRDERSARREGTEPDYPMIVLVNGGSASASEIVAGALKNHDRALVVGQRTFGKGSVQVLYNYDDGSALKLTIAQYLTPGDVSIQGVGIVPDIAIDPMTVDRTDLDLEVDQGYVREADLDQHLTNTSARDGEESAVVMRYYLPVETRERLREARPEDQEENEQEDEFLLRFAREVLVHATREGAPRRGNRRQMIEEATPVIERLRGQEMSTAERELQRLGVDWTEGTDQGASPVQVEVTTNAQENRITAGENLELRVRVTNTGTAPLYRLRAQTRSDFALFNHRELVFGRLDPGQTREWTTTLGICTTENERRTCVVPREVPDRADGIRVEFSEAHGHAPASTEIRTHIRALPRPQFAYQVQVADDVRGNGDGLVQRGETASVYLRVRNTGQGRTYETQANLQSRAGQGVLLHAGRFELESIPPGEERLIHFTFEVLPDFERDSVRLEARVADVSLRELMVERVDVQIAPSAAAPTARRGRVTLRDGAAVRERPAADSQTLARVEGGAISLPAQAELSGFVRVDLGEGRPGWVASSDVTTDRAASGARVTPLMDHMPPRIDVEGVAGMLTTTADRVPIRAIVRDDLQVRDAYVFVGTRKVFYVSNRDATDPREVRFDTEVPLRPGVNVVIVVARENDEVLSRRTFIVRRDAPDGTLMETPRAGEDWFHLGIEGEEGEE encoded by the coding sequence GTGGCGGGGGCGAGCCTCGCGGCCCTGGCGATCGGCGCCGCGGTCGGGCTCACCTACGTCTGGCCGCATCGCAACGGGCTCGATCTCGACATCGACAGCTCGGCGCGCGCCCAGGAGGTGCGGAGCCGCGAGCCCTACGACCTCACCCAGCTGACGGTCATGAACCGCGTGATCCTCCAGGTGAAGGATCATTACGTCGACCCGGAGCGAGTGAGCCCGCAGCGCATGCTGCTCGGCGGCCTGAACGCGGTGCAGCAGACGGTCGCCCCGGTCCTCGTGCACTACGAGGACGGCGCGAGCGAGGTCGGCGTCACGGTGTACGGCGCGTCGCGCAACTTCCGCGTCGACGACGTCACGAGCCCGTGGGCCCTCAGCTATCGCTGGCGCGAGATCTTCGGGTTCCTCCAGGCGAACCTGCGCGACGAGGACGTCGAGCTCCGCGACATCGAGTACGCCGCGATCAACGGCATGCTCCGCACGCTCGACCCGCACTCGGTGCTGCTCGATCCCGAGACGTACACCGAGATGCAGATGAGCACGCGAGGCGAGTTCGGCGGCCTCGGCATCGTCATCTCGATCCGCGACGGACAGCTCACGATCATCCGCCCGATGCCGGAGACGCCCGCGTCGCGCGCGGGCCTCAACCGGATGGACCGCATCGTGCGCATCGGTGAGGAGAGCACGCTGAACATGCCGCTCGAGGACGCGGTGTCGCGCCTCCGCGGCCCGCCGGGCTCGAACGTGCAGGTGTGGGTCACGCGTGAGGGCCAGGGCGGCTGGAGCACGCCGCGCCCGTTCACGCTGACGCGCGCCGTGATCCACATCGAGTCGGTCGAGTCGCGGATGCTCGAGGGGAACATCGGGTACATCTCGATCAACTCGTTCCAGGGCAACACGTTCGAGGACATGACGCGCGCGCTCGCGCAGCTGCACGCGTCGGGCATGCGCGGCCTCGTGCTCGACCTGCGCGACGATCCGGGCGGTCTGCTCGATCAGGCGGTGCGCGTCGCCGACGCGTTCCTCGACAACGGCATCATCGTCACGACGAGCTCGAGCGATCCCTCGCAGCGCGACGAGCGCAGTGCGCGCCGTGAGGGCACCGAGCCCGACTATCCGATGATCGTCCTGGTCAACGGCGGCTCGGCGAGCGCGAGCGAGATCGTCGCGGGCGCGCTCAAGAACCACGATCGCGCGCTGGTCGTCGGACAGCGCACCTTCGGCAAGGGCAGCGTCCAGGTCCTCTACAACTACGACGACGGCTCGGCGCTCAAGCTGACCATCGCGCAGTACCTCACGCCCGGCGACGTCTCGATCCAGGGCGTCGGCATCGTGCCCGACATCGCGATCGATCCCATGACGGTCGACCGCACCGATCTCGATCTCGAGGTCGACCAGGGCTACGTCCGCGAGGCCGATCTCGATCAGCACCTCACGAACACGAGCGCGCGCGACGGCGAGGAGTCGGCCGTCGTCATGCGCTACTACCTCCCCGTCGAGACGCGCGAGCGCCTGCGCGAAGCGCGCCCCGAGGACCAGGAGGAGAACGAGCAGGAGGACGAGTTCCTGCTCCGCTTCGCGCGCGAGGTGCTGGTGCACGCGACGCGCGAGGGCGCGCCCCGCCGCGGCAACCGCCGCCAGATGATCGAAGAGGCGACGCCCGTCATCGAGCGCCTGCGCGGGCAGGAGATGTCGACCGCGGAGCGCGAGCTCCAGCGCCTCGGCGTCGACTGGACCGAGGGCACCGATCAGGGCGCGAGCCCGGTCCAGGTCGAGGTCACGACCAACGCGCAGGAGAACCGCATCACCGCGGGCGAGAACCTCGAGCTGCGCGTGCGCGTGACCAACACCGGCACCGCGCCGCTCTATCGCCTGCGTGCGCAGACCCGCAGCGACTTCGCGCTCTTCAACCACCGCGAGCTGGTCTTCGGTCGCCTCGACCCCGGCCAGACGCGCGAGTGGACGACGACGCTCGGCATCTGCACGACCGAGAACGAGCGCCGCACCTGCGTGGTGCCGCGCGAGGTCCCGGATCGCGCCGATGGCATCCGCGTCGAGTTCTCGGAAGCGCACGGGCACGCGCCGGCGAGCACCGAGATCCGCACGCACATCCGCGCGCTCCCGCGCCCGCAGTTCGCCTATCAGGTGCAGGTCGCGGACGACGTGCGCGGCAACGGCGACGGCCTGGTGCAGCGCGGCGAGACCGCGAGCGTGTACCTCCGGGTGCGCAACACCGGGCAGGGCCGCACCTACGAGACCCAGGCGAACCTCCAGAGCCGCGCCGGTCAGGGCGTGCTGCTCCACGCGGGGCGCTTCGAGCTCGAGAGCATCCCGCCCGGCGAGGAGCGCCTCATCCACTTCACGTTCGAGGTGCTGCCCGACTTCGAGCGCGACAGCGTCCGTCTCGAGGCGCGCGTCGCGGACGTGAGCCTCCGCGAGCTGATGGTCGAGCGCGTCGACGTGCAGATCGCGCCGAGCGCGGCCGCTCCGACGGCGCGTCGGGGTCGCGTGACGCTCCGTGACGGTGCGGCGGTGCGCGAGCGTCCGGCCGCGGACTCGCAGACCCTGGCCCGCGTCGAGGGCGGGGCGATCTCGCTCCCGGCGCAGGCGGAGCTCTCGGGCTTCGTGCGCGTCGATCTCGGCGAGGGCCGTCCCGGCTGGGTCGCGTCGTCGGACGTGACGACCGATCGCGCGGCCTCGGGCGCGCGCGTCACGCCGCTGATGGACCACATGCCGCCCCGCATCGACGTCGAGGGCGTCGCGGGCATGCTCACGACCACCGCGGACCGCGTGCCGATCCGCGCGATCGTGCGCGACGATCTGCAGGTGCGCGACGCCTACGTCTTCGTCGGGACGCGGAAGGTCTTCTACGTCTCGAACCGCGACGCGACGGATCCCCGGGAGGTCCGGTTCGACACCGAGGTGCCGCTGCGGCCGGGCGTGAACGTCGTGATCGTGGTCGCCCGCGAGAACGACGAGGTGCTGTCGCGGCGGACGTTCATCGTGCGGCGCGACGCGCCGGACGGAACGCTCATGGAGACCCCGCGCGCGGGCGAGGACTGGTTCCACCTCGGCATCGAGGGTGAAGAGGGCGAGGAGTAG
- a CDS encoding glycoside hydrolase family 76 protein yields MRVAATVAILVSIPGCVSTPPTAREGDAGARDAAIAIDAGATIDAAIAVDAGDDAGSVVLPCTDSEERHRRADEALSRFLVEFWRGDAQYLRAQVPGDTLSAYWVYAQAFDALLDGVERTDGRRYRGLVASFALGQSRRGWSSDYYDDENWMALALIRAFDLTGDRGYLDRAQQLFGDIEAAWDTTCCGANPGGIWWDRAHTQKATASNGGPVITAVRLHARTGDAQYLAFARMAYAYWREHMVDPETGQVWDHVAPDGAITRWKFTYNEGVMIGAALALLEATGETRYLDDARTFARFMREHETVTTDLGPVLSDGDDASCRGDCQQFKGIGHRYLDALQTVDPDDAIAALLRASADSLWTRARDPETGHFGTDWTAAPSGDGASISQMSAAITALSLDASRCGAWVDSIDAAQFEAEDGAITDVGLEASSAGFTGWAYLAGWSREGSGVAMRIEAASAGRHRIALRYAGDDGEAVRTVRLNGTVIAEAQRFPATGSWGTYATVELVADLPAGPSALELRVEGARGSRGFLNLDHARLTRE; encoded by the coding sequence ATGCGCGTCGCCGCCACGGTCGCGATCCTCGTGTCGATCCCCGGCTGTGTGTCGACCCCACCCACCGCGCGCGAAGGCGATGCCGGCGCGCGTGACGCGGCGATCGCGATCGATGCGGGCGCGACGATCGACGCCGCGATCGCGGTCGATGCCGGGGACGACGCGGGCTCGGTCGTACTGCCGTGCACCGATTCGGAAGAGCGACATCGGCGCGCCGACGAGGCGCTCTCGCGCTTCCTGGTCGAGTTCTGGCGCGGCGACGCGCAGTACCTCCGCGCGCAGGTACCGGGCGACACGCTCTCGGCGTACTGGGTCTACGCGCAGGCGTTCGACGCGCTGCTCGACGGAGTCGAGCGCACGGACGGACGTCGCTACCGCGGGCTCGTCGCGTCGTTCGCGCTCGGGCAGTCGCGACGCGGCTGGTCGTCCGACTACTACGACGACGAGAATTGGATGGCGCTCGCGCTGATCCGCGCGTTCGATCTCACCGGCGATCGCGGGTATCTCGATCGCGCGCAGCAGCTCTTCGGCGACATCGAGGCCGCCTGGGACACGACGTGCTGCGGCGCGAATCCCGGCGGAATCTGGTGGGATCGCGCGCACACGCAGAAGGCGACCGCGTCGAACGGTGGCCCGGTGATCACCGCCGTGCGCCTGCACGCGCGCACCGGCGACGCGCAGTACCTCGCGTTCGCGCGCATGGCGTACGCGTACTGGCGCGAGCACATGGTCGATCCCGAGACCGGACAGGTCTGGGATCACGTCGCGCCCGACGGCGCGATCACGCGCTGGAAGTTCACCTACAACGAGGGCGTGATGATCGGCGCGGCGCTCGCGCTGCTCGAGGCGACCGGCGAGACCCGGTACCTCGACGACGCACGCACGTTCGCGCGCTTCATGCGCGAGCACGAGACCGTGACGACCGATCTCGGTCCGGTGCTGAGCGACGGTGACGACGCGTCGTGCCGCGGCGATTGCCAACAATTCAAGGGCATCGGGCACCGCTACCTCGACGCGCTGCAGACCGTCGATCCCGACGACGCGATCGCCGCATTGCTGCGCGCGAGCGCGGACTCGCTGTGGACGCGCGCGCGCGATCCCGAGACCGGCCACTTCGGCACCGACTGGACCGCGGCGCCGAGCGGCGACGGCGCGAGCATCTCGCAGATGAGCGCCGCGATCACCGCGCTGAGCCTCGATGCATCGCGCTGCGGCGCGTGGGTCGATTCGATCGACGCCGCGCAATTCGAGGCGGAGGACGGCGCGATCACCGACGTCGGGCTCGAGGCGTCGAGCGCTGGCTTCACGGGCTGGGCGTACCTCGCGGGATGGAGCCGCGAGGGCAGCGGGGTCGCGATGCGCATCGAGGCTGCGAGCGCGGGACGTCATCGCATCGCGCTGCGCTACGCGGGCGACGACGGCGAGGCCGTGCGCACGGTCCGGCTGAACGGCACGGTGATCGCCGAAGCACAGCGCTTTCCCGCGACCGGCAGCTGGGGCACCTACGCGACGGTCGAGCTCGTCGCGGATCTGCCCGCGGGACCGAGCGCTCTCGAGCTGCGTGTCGAGGGCGCGCGCGGCAGCCGCGGGTTCCTCAACCTCGATCACGCGCGCCTGACGCGCGAGTGA